CGGATCGGCCTGGTCGACCGGCTGCTTGGCAAGCAGGCGATCCAGCAGGGATTGCAGATGCTCGCCGTCGGCATCCGCCTGTGCGGCGGCGGCATCGGCGTTGAGGTCGACCTGGGGTTCGCGGCGGACCAGCATGCCGGTCTCGGCATCGAACGCGAAGTCGCGCCAGGCGGATTCGCGCTCCACGGACGTCAGCGCGCCCTCGACCACGATCTGGTCGATCTGCGCGCCGGTCAGCTCGGTACCGGCCGACAGTGCGTCGAGGAAGCCCTGCAGGCCGCTGACGTTGCCGGCCAGCGCGGCCAGGTAGTGCTCGCGGTCGGCGGCGGCGGCCTGCCCGGGGGCCTCCAGCGTGGCGATGGTCGCTTGCGCGGCTTCGGTGGCGCGCACCGCTTCGCCAGCGCCCAGCGAGGTGAACGTGGCCTGCATCTCGGCGAACAGGCGGCTGGCTTCTTTCAGGCCGCCGCTTGCATCGCCTTCGCGCTCGAACGCATCCAGGTGCGTCTCGGCAGAGGCGAGCCGCGTCTGCAATGCGCGAACCTGCTCGCCGCGCGTGCGGCGCTGCGTGATCTCATCGGTCAGCCGTGACAGCCAGACCGGTGCCGGCGCCTGCTCGCCGGCGCGCTGCGCGCGCACGTGTTCGGCCAGCTCGTTGCAGCGGGCGGCAAACCAGGCGCTGCGCAGATCGCCCGATTCGCCGTGCAGCGCCCAGGGACGCGCCAGCATGCGCGAGAGGAACAGCAGCGTCGGCGCCGCGTCTTGGCTGGGCACGTCGGCCGGCTCGCCCAGGCGATGGGTCAGAGCGGACAGCGCCGGCTGGCCGAGCGCATCGGCGTGCAGCGCCAGCGTCCGCAGCGCGGTATCGAGCTCGTCGGCGACGGGAGCGGGCTGCTGGCTCAGCGTTTCGAGCGTGCGGCCGATCCGCTGCAGCGTGTCGGTCATCTCGGCCGACAACAGCGCGTAATAGTGATGGGTGTGCAGCGCGTTGGCCGGCGCATGCGTGGCGGGAATCGAGAAGGCCTGCACGCAGGCGATGATGTCCGAACCCAGCGTGTCGTCCCCGGCCGGCGCGCCGAGGGCGTTGCCGTAGGCCATGCCGGCCAGCAGGTAGAGCGCGTCGGTCAGCAGCCCTTGCGGCAGGTGAACGTTGTTGTGCGAATACTGGCGCAGCAGCAGGTTGACGCGCGCGGCCAGGCGCTTGCCGGTGATGTCGGCCGGAACCAGTCCGGCGCGCAGCGCGCCGAAGGTCAGCGCGAGCACCAGCCACAAGTCGCGCAGCAGGTCGTCGCCGGTGCGGCGCGGCTCGCGCTCGAGCGCGCGGATACCGTGCAGCAGCTTTTCCATCGGCGCATAGGCGGCAGCGGCGACGGCGGGATCGTGTTCGGGGCCGGCCGTGTTCGGCAGGCGCAGCGCGGCCAGCAGCGCCATTTCGAATTTGCGGCGCAGGCGCGACAGGCCCACCAGATCGCGCGAAGGCAGCAGCAGCGCCGGCAGGTGGCGCAGCTCGTCGGCCCACAGGTCGGCGGGATGGATGCGCTCTTCGCCCAGGCGAGCGAGCACGGCCTGATAGGGCTGGAACAGGCGCAGCGGCTCTTCGGCCATGCCGGCCATCAGGTCGGCGACATACTCCTGCAGCGCCTGCACGGCGCGCGAGAAGATGTCCAGGGTCTGCGCATCGGCGACCAGCGTACCCGCATCGACGGCTTCCAGCAGGCGCTTGGCGGCCTGGCAGTACACATCGATGCCGCGCAGGCCGACGATCAGCAGCGCGCCGGCGGCCTGGTGCAGATATTGGCCGGCCAGGCGCAGCGAGGTGGTGTCGCGTGCCCCGAGCACCTCGGGGTTGGCCACCACATCGGCAACGTATTCACGGAATTCGCGGACCGCGTCGTCCAGCGCGGCGCGCATGTTGGGCGCAACCCAGGCCAGCGCGGACAGATCGCGCGCCGGCGCGGAAGGAACAGGACGCGCCGCAGCGACGGCCCCGGCCGCCTCGAGGGAGGCGGATTCGGGCTGGGCGGAAGATGGATGATGCATGAGGGCTTCCAAAAAGCGTGTGGCGGTTGCGTGCGGCGCTTGCGCGCCGCGCCCGCCCGAAATCCGGGGGCGACGCCCGTCAGGCGATGCGGAAACGGGCCACCGAATCGCGCAGCTCTTCTGCAAGCTGCGTGAGCTGGCGCACCGATTGCGCGGTCTGACGGGACCCCGTCGACGTCTGCTCCGTCATCTGCAGGATCTGCTCGATGTTCTGCGCCACGTCGGAAGCCAGCGTCGCTTCGTGCGAAGTCGTTTGCGAGATGCTTTCAATCAGTTCGGCGAGCTGGCGCGACACGCGGCCGATCTCCACCAGAGCGGTACCAGCGTTGTCCGACAGCTTGGCCCCTTCCACCACACCGGCCGTGCTGCGCTCCATTGCGTGCACCGCGTCCTGGGTGTCGGTCTGAATCGTGCGGATCAGCGCACCGATCTGCTTGGCTGCCTCGGCGGAACGTTCTGCCAGACGCTGCACTTCCTCGGCCACCACGGAGAAGCCGCGGCCGGCTTCACCTGCGGAGGCGGCCTGGATGGCTGCGTTCAGTGCCAGCACGTTGGTCTGCTCGGTAATGTCCGAGATCAGTTCCACGATTTCACCGATCTCCTGCGACGATTCGCCCAGGCGCTTGATCCGCTTGGAGGTGTCCTGAATCTGGTCGCGGATGTCGTTCATGCCCGTGATCGCGTTCTGCACGGCCACCTGACCCTGCTCGGCAGCAGCCAGCGAGGCGCGCGCCACGTTCGCGGATTCGGCGGCGCCGCGCGAGACCTGCGTAATGCGGTCGGCCATCTCCACCACCGACTGGCCGGTCTGGCGGATCTGGCGGGACTGTTCTTCGGAGGCGAGCACCAGCTTGTCGGAGGTGGTCTGCACCGCCGACGAGGCCTGCGTCACCTGCTCGGCGGTCTGCTGCACCCGGCCGACCAGCTCGCGCAGTTCTTCCACGGTGTAGTTCACCGAGTCGGCGATCGCGCCGGTAATGTCTTCCGACACGGTGGCCTGCTTGGTCAAGTCACCGTCTGCGATGTCCTGCAGTTCGTTCATCAGACGCAGAATTGCGGCCTGGGTGGCATCGTTGTTGCGCTTTTCCACCATCCGGCGCTCTTCGGCTTCACGCTGGCGCGCTTCTGCTTCCATTGCACGCACACGCGAGTCGCGCAGGTACAGGGCCGCCAGACCGGCCAGGCAGGCCACCGTCAGGATGGCCGACAGCACGACGGCGCCGAGCGTCAGCGGACGGCTGCGCACGCTGCCCGAATAGGCCGACTGCAGGTCCGACAGGTCGGCACGCAGCTTTTCGTTGTCGTTGAAGATCTGCTGCTGGGCGCGCTTGGCGGCGATCAGGCCCGGCAGGTTCTCCAGAATGATCTGCGTGGTCTTCTGCACGTTGTCGAAACGGGTCGACAGCTCTTGCAGATAGCCCTTGGTTTCCGGAT
The sequence above is a segment of the Ralstonia nicotianae genome. Coding sequences within it:
- a CDS encoding methyl-accepting chemotaxis protein encodes the protein MGFKWFNAGRRAGGEAEAPEVAAEGAGVAAVQLDSAQVDEIDPAGPPSQLSHGPIDKVVGWIERVPFVAQQRVFTVGLLAGLVALLASIYFDNRQANNGSLQIEIAGDTLMHSQRLAKAVPVALLGNESAFTQLKESRARLQSNLEALKTGSADRGLSATAGGEAQALLDKSIEEWKRSEKSAQAVLAQEKTLVSVGKTLNVFNASNPELLEEAEQISSMKLQTNAPAREVAASSQLVMLTQRLGKNMNEFLAGEGVNPETAFLLGKDTNTFRETLNGLLNGSEALRLSAATDPETKGYLQELSTRFDNVQKTTQIILENLPGLIAAKRAQQQIFNDNEKLRADLSDLQSAYSGSVRSRPLTLGAVVLSAILTVACLAGLAALYLRDSRVRAMEAEARQREAEERRMVEKRNNDATQAAILRLMNELQDIADGDLTKQATVSEDITGAIADSVNYTVEELRELVGRVQQTAEQVTQASSAVQTTSDKLVLASEEQSRQIRQTGQSVVEMADRITQVSRGAAESANVARASLAAAEQGQVAVQNAITGMNDIRDQIQDTSKRIKRLGESSQEIGEIVELISDITEQTNVLALNAAIQAASAGEAGRGFSVVAEEVQRLAERSAEAAKQIGALIRTIQTDTQDAVHAMERSTAGVVEGAKLSDNAGTALVEIGRVSRQLAELIESISQTTSHEATLASDVAQNIEQILQMTEQTSTGSRQTAQSVRQLTQLAEELRDSVARFRIA